In Pseudomonadota bacterium, a single window of DNA contains:
- a CDS encoding CoA transferase, giving the protein MDDKNKPLHNIKVVSLALNLPGPAAAQKLKSLGASVTKIEPPDGDPFEKMSSRWYEVLCTGQNVMRLDLKNLRDRETFESLMKECDIFLTSSRPSALDRLSLGWADIHSRYPKLCQVAIVGYPAPDQNKAGHDLTYMAAVGLLLPPNMPLTFLADLAGAERAVSSALALLYVRERGNGSGYAEVALSESAENFAVPLRYGLTIPGGLLGGALPQYNLYETRNGWIAVAALEDHFLNRFAKELGLQVTGIKYEELMEIFITKTALEWEAWAISLDLPIAAVH; this is encoded by the coding sequence ATGGATGATAAAAACAAACCGCTTCATAACATCAAGGTTGTAAGTCTGGCTCTTAATCTTCCAGGACCTGCTGCCGCACAAAAGCTGAAAAGTCTGGGAGCCTCTGTTACAAAAATTGAGCCGCCTGACGGAGACCCTTTTGAAAAAATGTCTTCCCGCTGGTATGAGGTTTTATGCACAGGGCAAAATGTTATGCGCCTTGATCTTAAGAATCTCCGTGACCGTGAAACATTTGAGAGTCTGATGAAAGAATGCGACATATTTCTCACCTCCAGCAGGCCATCTGCCCTTGATCGTCTGTCATTGGGCTGGGCCGATATTCACTCCAGATACCCCAAGCTCTGTCAGGTAGCTATTGTCGGGTATCCTGCACCGGACCAGAACAAAGCAGGCCATGATTTAACTTACATGGCAGCAGTTGGACTTCTCTTGCCGCCAAATATGCCGCTTACATTTCTTGCTGATCTTGCGGGTGCAGAGAGAGCAGTGAGCAGTGCTCTTGCTCTTCTTTATGTACGTGAAAGAGGCAATGGTTCAGGTTATGCGGAAGTAGCCCTTTCTGAAAGCGCTGAAAATTTTGCTGTCCCACTACGATATGGGCTTACTATTCCGGGTGGACTTCTTGGGGGTGCATTACCTCAATATAACCTGTATGAAACCCGTAATGGATGGATAGCTGTTGCGGCACTGGAGGACCACTTTCTAAATCGGTTTGCTAAAGAACTTGGTTTGCAAGTGACCGGCATAAAATACGAAGAACTCATGGAGATATTTATAACAAAAACTGCCCTTGAGTGGGAGGCCTGGGCAATATCTCTCGATCTCCCTATTGCTGCCGTGCATTGA